One Setaria viridis chromosome 7, Setaria_viridis_v4.0, whole genome shotgun sequence genomic region harbors:
- the LOC117864839 gene encoding coniferyl alcohol acyltransferase, with the protein MVNEGNMVNGATDENGIQEMTVTVAPAPARLPLSNLDLLLPPLDVSVFLCYPHPAPTASELKEALAKTLVAYYPLAGQVVANADGEPELLCSGRGVDFTEASSGGAALRELQLGLVDEGVKKLMPAKKAGVIAVQVTKFRCGGAVIGCTFSHRVCDAYSFNMFLVAWAAAARGSSAPPPPAPSFRRSLVAPRDPPPRAPSTEALVERLFSPRSAAPPPPAAGAGSVNRIYRIAAADIAALKASAGPGRTKLEAFTAHLWRLCSRAASPRQSQCCMGVVVDGRTRMFPDGAMKAYFGNVLTIPYGVIGSEELRRMALADVADDVHRWVAEAATGDHFRGLVDWVEALRPKPAGARAYLGGTAGNEAMACIVSSGMGFPVGKADFGTGLPAFASYHFPWPAGTGYVMPMPSARGNGDWVVYVHVAPELAKVMEEEPTVFRALDNSYVFQ; encoded by the exons ATGGTGAACGAAGGCAACATGGTGAACGGAGCCACCGATGAGAACGGCATCCAAGAGATGACCGTcacggtggcgccggcgccggcgcgcctgCCGCTGTCCAACCTGGacctcctcctgccgccgctcGACGTCAGCGTCTTCCTCTGCTACCCCCACCCGGCGCCCACCGCATCCGAGCTCAAGGAGGCGCTGGCCAAGACGCTGGTGGCCTACTACCCGCTGGCCGGGCAGGTGGTCGCCAACGCCGACGGCGAGCCGGAGCTCCTGTGCAGCGGCCGTGGCGTGGACTTCACGGAGGCGAGCTCGGGCGGCGCCGCGCTGCGGGAGCTCCAGCTGGGCCTCGTGGACGAGGGCGTTAAGAAGCTGATGCCCGCCAAGAAGGCCGGCGTGATCGCAGTTCAG GTGACCAAGTTCAggtgcggcggcgccgtcaTCGGCTGCACCTTCAGCCACCGCGTCTGCGACGCCTACTCCTTCAACATGTTCCTCGTCGCGTgggccgcggccgcccgtgGAAGctcagcgccaccgccaccggccccgTCCTTCCGCCGCTCCCTCGTCGCCCCGCGcgatccgccgccgcgcgcgccgtccaCCGAGGCCCTCGTTGAGCGCCTGTTCTCCCCACGCagcgccgcaccgccgcctccggccgccggcgccggctccgtcAACCGGATCTACCGCATAGCCGCCGCGGACATCGCCGCGCTGAAGGCctcggcggggccggggcggacGAAGCTGGAGGCGTTCACGGCGCACCTGTGGCGGCTCTGCTCCAGGGCGGCGTCCCCACGCCAGAGCCAGTGCTGCATGGGCGTCGTCGTGGACGGGCGCACCCGCATGTTCCCCGACGGCGCGATGAAGGCCTACTTCGGCAACGTGCTCACCATCCCCTACGGCGTCATCGGCTCCGAAGAGCTCCGCCGCATGGCCCTCGCCGACGTGGCGGACGACGTGCACCGGTGGGTGGCGGAGGCCGCCACCGGCGATCACTTCCGGGGCCTCGTGGACTGGGTGGAGGCGCTGCGGCCCAagccggcgggggcgagggcgTACCTGGGGGGCACCGCCGGGAACGAGGCGATGGCGTGCATCGTGTCGTCCGGGATGGGCTTTCCGGTGGGCAAGGCGGACTTCGGGACGGGGCTCCCGGCGTTCGCGTCGTACCACTTCCCGTGGCCCGCCGGCACCGGGTACGTGATGCCGATGCCGAGCGCGCGCGGGAACGGCGACTGGGTGGTGTACGTGCACGTGGCGCCGGAGTTGGCGaaggtgatggaggaggagccCACCGTGTTCAGAGCGCTGGATAACAGCTACGTCTTTCAGTGA
- the LOC117865344 gene encoding probable protein phosphatase 2C 44 yields MVGRMERQTASSSASCSPSAAASSSSACGGKKRPDFLNMIRSAACLNSSSTDTGKGRSKLSSNKVTHGFHLVEGKSGHDMEDYHVAEYKYEKNHELGLFAIFDGHLGDKVPSYLKANLFRNIIKEPVFWDSPQDAIKNAYRSTNKYILENAKQLGPGGSTAVTAIVVDGKDMWIANVGDSRAVVCERGSANQLTVDHEPHTTNERQRIEKQGGFVTTFPGDVPRVNGQLAVARAFGDQSLKAHLSSEPDIRHVPINPSIEFVILASDGLWKVMKNQEAVDLVKSIKDPQAAAKRLTTEALARKSKDDISCIVIRFRC; encoded by the exons ATGGTCGGCCGGATGGAGCGGCAGaccgcctcgtcgtcggcgtcctgctccccctccgccgccgcctcatccTCCTCGGCATGCGGCGGCAAGAAGCGGCCTGATTTCCTCAACATGATCCGG AGTGCAGCTTGCCTTAATTCATCATCTACTGATACCGGCAAGGGAAGGAGTAAACTCTCAAGCAACAAAGTCACACATGGCTTCCACCTGGTTGAAGGCAAGTCTGGCCATGACATGGAAGACTACCATGTAGCAGAGTACAAGTATGAGAAGAACCATGAGCTCGGCCTCTTTGCCATTTTCGATGGCCATTTGGGAGATAAGGTGCCAAGTTACCTGAAAGCTAACCTTTTTAGAAACATAATAAAAGAG CCAGTCTTCTGGGATAGCCCTCAAGACGCGATAAAAAACGCATATCGCTCTACAAATAAATACATTCTAGAAAATGCCAAACAACTTGGACCAGGTGGTTCCACAGCAGTTACTGCTATTGTTGTTGATGGCAAGGACATGTGGATAGCAAATGTAGGCGACTCTCGGGCTGTTGTGTGTGAAAGAGGTTCTGCTAATCAGCTCACTGTTGACCATGAGCCACATACAACTAATGAAAGACAGAGGATTGAGAAGCAGGGTGGCTTTGTAACAACATTTCCTG GTGATGTTCCTCGGGTAAATGGCCAGCTTGCTGTTGCTAGGGCATTTGGTGACCAAAGCCTCAAGGCCCACTTGAGTTCAGAGCCTGATATTAGACATGTACCGATAAACCCAAGCATAGAGTTCGTCATACTTGCCAGTGATGGACTATGGAAG GTAATGAAGAACCAGGAGGCCGTTGATCTCGTGAAGTCCATCAAGGACCCCCAGGCAGCAGCGAAGCGGCTGACTACGGAAGCACTCGCAAGGAAGAGCAAGGATGATATCTCTTGCATCGTCATCCGTTTCCGCTGCTGA